The Alosa alosa isolate M-15738 ecotype Scorff River chromosome 11, AALO_Geno_1.1, whole genome shotgun sequence sequence tgacgatcgaaaactcatgaaaacacacaatctggacattttataataactcggttgccgctttgggtcgaatcagtgacgcatgaacgtcatctcaaaaccaggccattttcgtgggtctatcactaggtggcagtctcgccaggtctcgctgatcacttcccggaaagttcaCAGGCAACACtttatatttcattaaaaaaacgttatatctccatttctagaaaaaaaactgcgattttgatgaaaactagccactgtttagcttgggatttcccaggaacagaggcgtgtagaaatacacggtttgcacccacagAGCTTAAAGTATCACCTTTTAaatgagccattgtatgtgttcatagctattacatagaatatgctgtggctgtacaaaaatcatcaacaattgtctagattgctggcactctaggacaaagcttccgaaaacagcttggcattcaatgagttaattatgcaggttgagagtcgttctgatggttctacaacactttctgggtgCTTCATCTCCCTCTATCGCTTCTCCACggaaaaaccgaatatgcaactttctgaacccggaccgagtaaatccggatgtgactcagcggaagtatctaATCGCGCcttgaaaatgtagtcagattgtagctTCTAAGAAGATTGCAAAACGGACGCccacttggctttgttgctgttaaaattgtaagtagcctacccttgggtgaacttcgttttgtaatgtggtttgatagtctcttgaacaacgtgtttgctcgaccgttttattgtgagccctgtatgtgtttagcttggtttcttgatagctagcttgctagctagtggaggtttagcgtagcagtcacttgctaccgaagctgcagggggagctttgttgtgaaaaatgcgagcccaaatccggcgaaaacccagaaacagcgaaggaataaccagaccagcatagggcttctttaagagggctccgtctgtctgtgtgtgtgtgggaagtggGTAGAGcaggaatagagagaaagaggaagcagACGTGTAGGCTATATGCGACAGGAGCATAGTTGGTGGAATAAGTttaagtcttgtaggtgtgcaGTGTCCGAAATAAACCTCAGGCTAAAAGCCAAGCTCATTCATTTGCTCATCAGAAACGGGATTTTACCCCAACATTATTTTATAACGTCGGCCCTGGAGGTAACGAGTCTCACCTGGTTTTCTGACCACGGTCAGAAACGAAGCAATCAGGAAAGGTTAACACTAGCGACAGGATGGAGAAAGAAACATCCCCATGAATCTCTTTATTAATAATGACGTGTTTTCTCCTGCGGGACGGGAGAAGACACAAAATCAATGCATCTCTATTATTGCGCGGGCATAAATTCTCAGAGCTTTGCGGGAGCGGACATACACATTGTGGGAGCGGGCGGGAGTGTAACACACACGTTGCCGGGGCGGGAGTGTAACACACTTGCGGTAATAGTCAGAAATTTAGCGGGAACGAGATGAAAAAAACAGTCCCGTGCAGGGCTCTAGTGTCCACTAAGCTTACAATGCTTATTACcttctgcccaacatagctggaggtggcagtgctaatcgtgatagtgtccgtaatggatgtggtacagacagtaggggtagtaaaaatagggctctgaagaactacagtCACTCGcaataggaactgatttgaccaggctacttcattgtaggcctataataatggtttgtggttatagtaatagtttactattgttggtttacatcttaggcctactgttttcctaaatttgttatgtgggtaatatgacaaaaaagaaagtaaccctgctcaaatatgttcaacatccagtatttactgaaaggtgcataatttgaggtgcctgccatccagtggcaaattagacgggtaaatgtacccccttcataaacttttgtttatactcaaagatttttacatttacagtaggacttcatctctgaccactttcaagccatagccttttgaaatgtttacataaaaatccaatggtgttgttttCTTAACCTTGGCGCCtaagtttgccaggtttaaataagttatgagaggaaaatatttttgtttggtgtgacacacatacctgttttaatgcttttttaaaaaaaataatttgtattaatatttattttagcatTATTTTACTTagaagctaaggttgctagcacagttGTCTAAAAAGAGATGAcaagacttgcactttctgtttgcagttgtgtTATACAGTATTTGGGTATATCTCATTTTGTCCTGCCATCAATTTAAATTACCTCCTAGGAGCCTTGGATGCACTGCTGCTACCAGCTTCTTCCTCCGATAATGGCAGCTCGTTCTCCTTCTCTGGTTTTCGGCTAGGTCCGCCAAAAAAATCCCCAATGCCCTTCTGCCACGCAGGAGTCGGCCTCGGGCACACAGGATTACCGCCAGCATACTTACTTTTGGCTGATTAAAGAAGGCATCGTCAAAAACAGCTTTAACTAGTAATAGTAGCTTTAATAGTATTGTGATTTTCTACAAATCATTGACTACGTAGTTGACAAGTAATACATGCATTATGGAAGCTCACCAGAAGCACTTGCTTGAGAATTACAGGATGCATTTGCAGAGCTGGAGGATCCAAGCGACTTTCTTGGTGCGGATGCAGCCACAGCTGGGCgaataaatgttttaaaaaacagAATGATGGGTCATTTCTCTAGCAGAACGCGTATAAAATGAGATAAACGATGTCAATTTTAACTTAAATAACAAGTAACATGATATCGGTAATAACTTAAACAATGGCCATTCATGGCGCCAAATTACGGTAATGTTAGCTTGTGCAACTTACGTTACGTGTTTTGGACCTAACGAAACTGGCGCCAGTTTTAACATCACAGCAACTAGGCCATCTCACCGTTTGCCGTGACAAGTAGTTAAATCCTTATTTCCTCCGAATTTAATGGCGTAACATTGAACAGACCATAACACATATCTGAAGCAAGTTAAGGTTAGACATGTGGCTTTCTGCGGAGATAAACAGTAGAACGCTAACGTTACCAAGAGCTGGTAGCAGACAATAGTAGTTGATGTTTTAGGAAATTGTTGAAGTCTCATGAGAAGCGGCAATCTCCGCTTAAACTAAACAGACATTATACCGAGTCTTAGTGGGGGGAAACCACCAAAATACGCCAAAATACTAAGGGAGTGACCAGATATCGTTAAAGTTAACCGGCTCAAACAACTTTGCGATAACGTTCACGTTGGTTACGTTACCCGATAGAACTCGAGACATATAGCAGCTAACGTTACTGTTTTGCCGATTCAGGGAAAGTCTTAACTTACCCTTTCTGTACGTCCCAGGTACACCATCAGCCTTTGTACGAACCATATTCGGGTTTATGCAGGG is a genomic window containing:
- the pclaf gene encoding PCNA-associated factor, translating into MVRTKADGVPGTYRKAVAASAPRKSLGSSSSANASCNSQASASAKSKYAGGNPVCPRPTPAWQKGIGDFFGGPSRKPEKENELPLSEEEAGSSSASKAPRRARPLSDDEEDE